The Cellulosimicrobium cellulans genome contains the following window.
GCGTGCCGCGGCAGCACCTGGTAGACCGCGAAGACGAAGAGCCCGAGGTAGATCACGGACCAGATGCGGAACGCCGGGTTGTCGGGCGCGACGGGCGTCGCGGTCGAGGAGAGCGCGCCCCCGGCGGTCTGCTCGACGGCGGTCCCGCCGAACGCGCCCGCACCGTAGGCCGCGGCACCGGCGGCGACGAGCGAGCCGACGAGGACGACGACCTGACGGACGCGGTCGGAGGGCGCGGGCGCGGGGACGGCGCCCGCCGGGACGGCTGCGGTGGTCATGCTCCACCGTCGCATCAATCAGCATGCTGAGCATCTTGGTCCGTCCCCGTGGACGGGACTGGTGCCCCGAGCACGCGTCCCACTATGCTCCGGCGCCAGACCGCCGCGCGGGTGCGGCGCATCGTGAGAGGCACGCCCATGACCACGACCCTGCGCGCCGCGCTGTCGGTCCTCCTCCTCGTCGGTTTCTACGTCCTCGCGCTCGGTGCCGTCGTCGGGCTCGGCGCCGCGACCGTCTGGGCGTTCTCGGAGCACGCGGGCGGCGGCGCCGCGAAGCTCGGGTTCTTCACGATCGTCGTCGCCGTGGGCCTCGTCGTCGCGCTCGTGCGCGTCGCCAGGGCGGAGAAGCAGGGTCCGGGCGGGGTGCTGCTCGCCGAGCGCGACGCGCCCGAGCTCTGGGCCACGGTCCGCGAGCTCGCGCAGGTCGCGGACACGCGGGCCCCCGACGAGATCCGGCTCGTCGCCGACGTCAACGCCGCGGTCGGCGAGGACACGCGCCTGCTCGGTCTCGTCGGCGGGACGCGGCGCCTGTACCTCGGCGTCCCGCTGCTGCAGGGCCTGTCCGCCGCGCAGCTCCGGTCGGTCCTCGCCCACGAGCTCGGCCACTACTCCCGCTCGCACACGCGCCTCGGCCCGCTCGCGTACCGCGGCCGCGAGGCGATCATGGCGACGGTCGGGCAGCTCCGGGGGAACGTCGTCGGCTGGCTGCTCAAGCAGTACGCGAAGCTCTACGTCCTCGTCTCGGCGGCGGTCAGCCGGCGCCAGGAGCTCGAGGCGGACGAGCTGTCGGTGCGCGTCGCGGGTCGCGCGACCGCCCAGGCGGCGCTGCGCGAGGTCCCGGTGATCGACGCGGCATGGGGCTTCTACACGAGCCAGTACGTCGGGCTCGGCTGGGAGCACGGCCTCGCCCCGACCCCGGCGGGCGTCTTCGGGGGCTTCGACGAGCTCCTGCGCGGCCGGGCCGGCGACCTCGCCGAGCTCCGGTCCGACGACGCGCCCGCCGAGCAGTCCGCGTGGGACACGCACCCGTCGATCGCGCGGCGCGTCGCCGCGATGGACACCATGCCCGACGGCGGCGCGCCCGCCACGGACGAGCGGCCCGCCACCGCCCTCGTCCCGGGCTTCGCGACGCGGGCCGAGCGCGTCGCGGTCGAGGAGGTCGCGTTCGGGACGCGCGCGCAGCTCCCGTGGGACGCGCTCGTCGCGGCGGCAATGCCGATCCACGACCAGCGCACCGCGGACACCCTCTACCGCGCGGTCGGCCGTGCCGCCGGCCGCCCGCAGGGCGACCTGGCGACCCTGCTCGACCTCCTCGGCGCCGGCCGCCTCGACGCCGTCGCGCGCGACCTCGTGCCGGGGGCACCCGCCGCCGAGGCGCGCGAGGCGATCACCGGCGCGATCTCCTCGGCCCTCGCGGCAGCGGCCGTCCGTTCCGGCGCGGCGCGGTGGCGCGCGTCGTGGACGGGACCGGCGACGCTCGAGACGCCCGACGGCACCGTCCTCGACCTGGCTGAGGTCGCGCGCCTCGCGGCCGACCCCGCGACCACCGCGGAGGCTCGCGCCCGGCTCGACGCCCTCGGCATCGACGTCGCGGGCGCGGTCCAGCAGACCGCGCAGGCGACCGCGCACGGCGGCGACGTCGTCGGCGGCCTCGCCAACGTCAAGGTGGACGGGGCGTACCACGACGTCCTGGTGCTGGACGTGGGGCTGGTCCTGGCGCCCTGCCCCAAGAAGACGGAGGGCGGCAAGGCTCGCCTCGTGGAGCTCCTGCGCTCGGCCCCCGTCGCCGACCTCGCCGCGCGGTACCGGTACGTGCCCTACGAGCAGGTCGCCGCGGCCGCGATCCGCAAGGTCACACCCGTGCGCGTCGACCTCACGCTGCACGACGGCACGACCCTCACGCTCCACGAGACGTGGTCGGGCGAGCGGCTCACCAAGGACAGCGACGAGGCGCTCGTCGCGCACGTCGCGCCGTACGTCCGCGAGGGCGAGCCGGACGCCGTCCCCGCGGGCTGACCCCGCAGGGTTCGGGCCCCAGCCCCCTCGGCTGCGCCAAGAACGACCCTGCGCGCCGTCGAGCATGACTCTGGTGTCGTTATCCCTCGGATAACGACACCAGAGTCATGTTCGACGCCGTGGGGTCAGGACAGGGGCTGGCGGTCGGCCCAGGCCGTGAGCGTCGTGCGCGGGCCCGTGAAGAACGGGACCTCCTCGCGGACGTGGCGGCGGGCCTCCGTGGCGCGCAGCTCGCGCATGAGGTCGACGATGCGGTGCAGCTCGTCCGCCTCGAACGCGAGGATCCACTCGTAGTCGCCGAGCGCGAACGACGCGACGGTGTTGGCACGCACGTCCGGGTAGTCCTTCGCCGCGAGGCCGTGGTCGCGCAGCATGGTCCGACGCTCCGCGTCGGGCAGCAGGTACCAGTCGTACGACCGCACGAACGGGTAGACGCTCAGGTAGTCGCGCGGCGCCTCGCCCGCGAGGAAGGCCGGCACGTGCCCCCGGTTGAACTCGGCCGGGCGGTGCAGCGCCGCGTTCGACCACACCGGCTCCAGGTGCGCCCCGAGGCCGCTCGCGCGCAGGCGCTGGTAGGCGCCCTGCACCGACTCGACCGTCGGGCCGTGCCACCACACCATGAGGTCGGCGTCCGAGCGCAGACCCGCGACGTCGTACCAGCCGCGCACGACGAGGTCG
Protein-coding sequences here:
- a CDS encoding M48 family metallopeptidase yields the protein MTTTLRAALSVLLLVGFYVLALGAVVGLGAATVWAFSEHAGGGAAKLGFFTIVVAVGLVVALVRVARAEKQGPGGVLLAERDAPELWATVRELAQVADTRAPDEIRLVADVNAAVGEDTRLLGLVGGTRRLYLGVPLLQGLSAAQLRSVLAHELGHYSRSHTRLGPLAYRGREAIMATVGQLRGNVVGWLLKQYAKLYVLVSAAVSRRQELEADELSVRVAGRATAQAALREVPVIDAAWGFYTSQYVGLGWEHGLAPTPAGVFGGFDELLRGRAGDLAELRSDDAPAEQSAWDTHPSIARRVAAMDTMPDGGAPATDERPATALVPGFATRAERVAVEEVAFGTRAQLPWDALVAAAMPIHDQRTADTLYRAVGRAAGRPQGDLATLLDLLGAGRLDAVARDLVPGAPAAEAREAITGAISSALAAAAVRSGAARWRASWTGPATLETPDGTVLDLAEVARLAADPATTAEARARLDALGIDVAGAVQQTAQATAHGGDVVGGLANVKVDGAYHDVLVLDVGLVLAPCPKKTEGGKARLVELLRSAPVADLAARYRYVPYEQVAAAAIRKVTPVRVDLTLHDGTTLTLHETWSGERLTKDSDEALVAHVAPYVREGEPDAVPAG
- the hemQ gene encoding hydrogen peroxide-dependent heme synthase — its product is MNDAARVPADHEQINTTIRYAMWSVFATAAPLPADADERAGLVADALTAVGGGDDPAATDGDLVVRGWYDVAGLRSDADLMVWWHGPTVESVQGAYQRLRASGLGAHLEPVWSNAALHRPAEFNRGHVPAFLAGEAPRDYLSVYPFVRSYDWYLLPDAERRTMLRDHGLAAKDYPDVRANTVASFALGDYEWILAFEADELHRIVDLMRELRATEARRHVREEVPFFTGPRTTLTAWADRQPLS